One Micromonospora sp. WMMD1120 genomic region harbors:
- a CDS encoding aldo/keto reductase, translating to MTMTRTLGRSGITVSAIGMGCWAIGGPLWGAEGQPFGWGDVDDDESIRTIRRALDLGVTLFDTASNYGAGHSERVLGRALAGRRDSVVIATKFGNVSEEATRRALGTDASPAFAVRSLDDSLRRLGTDYVDLYQLHINALPVPAALDLVDTLEDLVHQGKIRSYGWSTDDPASAEAFAAAGPHCVAIQHDQSVLRDNAAVLAVCDKHDLASLNRGPLAMGLLTGSTRAVGADDVRGRAPDWLEWFTDGRPTPRWAARVEQVRAALTADGRTLAQGALGWLLTRSPRTVPIPGLRTVAQAEENLATLALGPLSAESHAEVERLLKDLRTP from the coding sequence ATGACGATGACACGGACACTGGGCCGCAGCGGTATCACGGTGAGCGCGATCGGGATGGGCTGCTGGGCCATCGGCGGCCCGCTCTGGGGTGCCGAGGGGCAGCCGTTCGGCTGGGGCGACGTGGACGACGACGAGTCGATCCGCACCATCCGCCGTGCGCTCGACCTCGGGGTGACCCTCTTCGACACGGCCAGCAACTACGGCGCGGGGCACAGCGAACGCGTCCTCGGTCGGGCGCTGGCGGGCAGACGCGACAGCGTGGTGATCGCCACCAAGTTCGGCAACGTCAGCGAGGAGGCCACCCGGCGGGCCCTCGGCACCGACGCCAGCCCGGCCTTCGCGGTCCGCAGCCTGGACGACTCGCTGCGCCGACTCGGCACCGACTACGTCGACCTCTACCAACTGCACATCAACGCGCTGCCGGTGCCCGCCGCGCTCGACCTGGTCGACACCCTGGAGGACCTGGTCCACCAGGGCAAGATCCGGTCGTACGGCTGGAGCACCGACGACCCGGCCTCGGCGGAGGCGTTCGCGGCGGCCGGCCCGCACTGCGTCGCCATCCAGCACGACCAGTCGGTGCTGCGCGACAACGCGGCGGTGCTGGCGGTCTGCGACAAGCACGACCTGGCCAGCCTCAACCGTGGACCGCTGGCGATGGGGCTGCTCACCGGGTCGACTCGGGCGGTGGGGGCGGACGACGTACGCGGGCGGGCGCCGGATTGGCTCGAGTGGTTCACCGACGGCCGGCCGACGCCGCGCTGGGCGGCCCGTGTCGAGCAGGTTCGCGCGGCGCTCACCGCCGACGGGCGCACCCTGGCGCAGGGCGCGCTGGGGTGGCTGCTGACCCGCAGCCCGCGTACCGTCCCGATCCCCGGCCTGCGCACCGTGGCCCAGGCCGAGGAGAACCTGGCGACCCTGGCGCTCGGCCCCCTGAGCGCGGAGTCCCACGCCGAGGTGGAGCGACTCCTGAAAGACCTACGCACCCCCTAA
- a CDS encoding TIGR01777 family oxidoreductase produces the protein MRILLAGASGFLGTRLADRLRTDGHEVVRLVRRGPRTPDERQWDPAAGQLDPSVVAEADAVVNLAGAGVGDKRWDDDYRRLIRTSRVDSTTTLATTIAALPVADRPRALLNSSAVGWYGNTGDRAVEEDAPAGEGFLADVCRVWEAATRPAEDAGVRVVRLRTGLPLHRDGGLLKPQLLPFKLGIAGRLGSGRQWLPWISMADWLDATVFLLTRDDIAGPVNVVGPNPVTNAEFTRELARQLHRPAIIPIPALALKVVLGGFAHEALTSTRVLPGVLTRAAYPYHHQHLPEALQAALTT, from the coding sequence ATGCGGATTCTTCTGGCCGGCGCGTCCGGCTTCCTCGGCACCCGGCTCGCCGACCGGTTGAGGACGGACGGTCACGAGGTCGTCCGGCTCGTCCGTCGAGGGCCGCGCACCCCCGACGAGCGGCAGTGGGACCCGGCCGCCGGGCAGCTCGACCCGAGCGTGGTCGCCGAGGCGGACGCGGTGGTCAACCTGGCCGGCGCGGGCGTCGGCGACAAGCGCTGGGACGACGACTACCGGCGGCTGATCCGGACCAGCCGGGTGGACAGCACCACCACCCTGGCCACCACCATCGCCGCCCTCCCCGTCGCCGACCGGCCCCGGGCGCTGCTCAACTCCTCGGCCGTCGGGTGGTACGGCAACACCGGCGACCGGGCGGTCGAGGAGGACGCGCCGGCCGGCGAGGGCTTCCTGGCCGACGTCTGCCGGGTGTGGGAGGCCGCGACCCGGCCGGCGGAGGACGCCGGGGTACGCGTGGTTCGACTGCGTACCGGCCTGCCGCTGCACCGTGACGGCGGGCTGCTCAAGCCGCAGTTGCTGCCGTTCAAGCTGGGCATCGCCGGTCGACTGGGCAGCGGGCGACAGTGGCTGCCGTGGATCTCGATGGCGGACTGGCTGGACGCGACGGTGTTCCTGCTGACCCGCGACGACATCGCCGGCCCGGTCAACGTGGTCGGCCCGAACCCGGTCACGAACGCCGAGTTCACCCGCGAGCTGGCCCGCCAGCTACACCGACCGGCGATCATCCCGATCCCCGCCCTGGCGCTGAAGGTGGTCCTCGGCGGCTTCGCCCACGAGGCCCTGACGAGCACAAGGGTCCTCCCCGGCGTGCTGACCAGAGCCGCCTACCCCTACCACCACCAGCACCTCCCCGAGGCCCTCCAAGCAGCCCTAACCACCTGA